GCTTCACTCGGGGCGATTCGTCATCCGAATTTGTTGGCGTTACGAGCCTATTACTTAGGACCTAAAGGAGAGAAGCTTCTTGTTTTTGACTACATGCCTAAAGGGAGTCTTGCATCATTTCTTCACGGTATGTAAACTTGACGAACTTTGAAATTACATTAAACAGGTTGAATTGAGtaaaaatgatttaatttgtaagttGTTATGTAGCTCGTGGACCGGAGATAGTCATCGATTGGCCAACAAGGATGAACATAGCCATCGGAATCTCGAGAGGATTGAGCTACCTTCATACGGACGAGAATATAGTCCATGGAAACTTGACATCAAGCAACATACTACTAGATGAGCAAACCAATGCTCACATTGCAGACTATGGTCTTTCCAAGCTGATGACACCTTCAGCCAACACCAACATCATTGCTACAGCAGGAGCACTTGGATATCGCGCGCCAGAACTACCAAAGCTGAAGAATTCCAACACAAAGAGTGATGTTTACAGTTTAGGAGTGATAATTCTCGAGCTATTGACAGGGAAATCACCCGGCGAGCCGACGAATGGCATGGATTTGCCACAGTGGGTAGCATCCATAGTGAAAGAGGAATGGACTAATGAAGTATTTGATTTGGAACTTATGAAAGACGCAGCTGCTATAAGCGATGAGTTGCTTAATACCTTGAAATTGGCTCTGCATTGCGTTGATCCATCGCCGTCAGCTCGTCCTGAAGCTGAACAAGTTGTTCAGCAGCTAGAGGAAATTAAGCCTGACCTTGCTGCTGCCAGTTCTGCTGATGAAGGAGCCAAAATCCCACCACCAACAAGTGAATAGAAAGAAAGAGTTTTGGGTTGGTTTTACTTGAATTTTTACCACACAGTTTATAGAAGCATAGTTATCAGATTCTTTgattcatattatttatatgtaagTATGTATACATTAGCGTGGGGTTGATTTAGAGTATATTCTTTTTTGTCTTGAACAATAATAAATGTAATTCATAGTCAAGAGTAAACAATATGAAATTACAGCAACATTTTGATTGTCCTAATTTGTATTCAGATTTGGTTAAATTACCTTATTTTGGTTCAGTGAGATCTAAGAGGAGTTGTTTTCTGGTTATTTCACATCAAGTTTGATGAGCAGGATTTTATTCAGATTGGACAAGCATGTAGTATTTATTAGCAGACTGTACAACAAGCGAACACATCGACTAGCCCAAGCTATTAAACATTTCACAATACATCATCTTATAACCACGAAGACGGCGTCGTTTTCAGGCAGATAAATTTTCTGCTAAACTAATCACTCTAATCTTCCTCTTTTCCATTTATACCTTTCTTCAACTGCCGGTGTTTAACAACAATGGCAGAGCTATCAATAGAGAAGGTAGCCATATCAGGTCCAACGTTAGCCTCTCTAATCCAATGTATTTCCTCCTCATCAGCTGACGTCGACGGCCTCTTATTCGGCCACGTCACGCAGTTAACTCCCTCAACTCTCTCCGACGACTCTTCCTCCTCCATCCACGATCCCTCCGATCAACACCAACTCATCGCCACCGTCACTTCTTTCCTCTGCCCTAACGCTCCTCTTTCCTTCTACGACTCACTCGGCCGACTCAACTCTCCCGCTCTCCTCCGCTTCCTCTCCTCATCCTCCACCACCAACCACCGCCATTTCATCGGCTGGTTCTCCGGCCGACGCAAAACACCTCTCCGTCCATCCTTACGAGAGTTTTCCGTATCTCGCTCTCTCTCCTCCTCTCAATTCCTTTTTCCTATAACCACCTCCTCCGAACACGACGGAAACCTAATTAAAGGCCTCCGCCCCTGCGTTTTTCTCTTGTTTTCTACACCTGTGCATGATCAACTAATCCACACGCACGAGTACCGCGCGTATCAGTTCCGTTCAGAAACGACCTCGTTTGAATCCAAACCGATTGATATTGTGAACATTGGACCGGCGTTCCGAGGCAATTACGGTAATTTTAGCCCTAGTAATTCGATGTTTCCGATGTTGAACTGCGAGATGAGCGGTTTATCGGCAATGAATGAGGATAACAGTTTGAGTGAGATGAAGAAGGTGGTGAAGGATCAGAAGGAGTTGGATTTGTGTGCTGAGGGTTTTGAGGTTAAGGATTTGAGTAGGTTGATTGGATCGGAGGCGTCCGGTTATACTTTAGGATTAGAAAATATGTATGAGAAAATGTTGGTTAAGATCGAGAGTTTGGCTAGACAAGTTGAGACTAGTAATGCTAATGTTCTTGAGCAGGTAAACGACTTTCTTCAACTTCATTTCCGTATTTTGATCGTAAATTTGTGTTAGTGTTTGGTTATAATTGCTTCAAATGGTTGTTTTAGTATTATTTTCATATTGCTATGCTATAAATTGAATCAGTATTAGGTATAATTTGAAGTAGCTGATCTTTTCACATTTGTATTGTTATTTACCAATGTAAAGAAGTGGCATAAGTCGCTCTTATTCGGTGCTTAAACATTGCAGAATTTAGTCATGATTGTTATCCTATATATTTGGAGCTTACAATGTCCATTGGCCTTTTTGCAGGAAAATCAAAATAGGAAGTTAAGATACAAAGTTGCCCGAGGTGGACTAGAGTGACAGTTTGGCTCCTGCTTGTACTATTAACTTTCCTTCGGGTAATCTCTTTTGCCTCTTCTCACTTAGCTACACCACAGTGGTAGAGCGAGAATATAAATGGCTACCCTCACTGCATCTTTAAATAGTGCTTTTTGTGGTTTGATTGTTAGTTACATATAGTTGATGCATACCTTCCTCATACATCAATTACTTCCAAGTTTGCAATTGTATATACGATTATATTTTCCTTAATTAATGTTACTTTCTGAACTGTAAGACTTGCAGCTGCTCTAAGAGTTTGTTGCACTAACACTTTATCATGAGTTCCCCTTTTAAGTTTTTGACACTTACAAAAGGTGTTACAGTATGTTTTTTTCATGGCATGGGAGTTTTGACAGTTATTCCTCTTTTTCCCTtatttggaatattttattCTTCTTGTTTCCGGAAACGAGAATTGGATATGATATCACTTCTTTTACCAGTCAAATTGCTGCTAAGTAATACATCTGAGATTCTGAAGTAGTGTTAATTACTTTTAGTAGCCTTGTGATATCTTTAGGCCAAGCAACACCATTTTCGTTTGGATAAACGTTGAAATCAACTTTTCAAATAAATGTTACGTTTTAATAAAAATGCATTGAAATGTCTTTATATTATAAGTAAGCTGTTGCTGCTACAACATCAATACAAGCATTAAAACTATGACCAAAAAGCTAATCTTATATTCTAATATGCATTTGGGGCAGATATGTAATTATTTAAAGAATGCcttttgtaaatttaaaataccaTAGGGTTTAGACAGTATATAGTCCATCAATGCATGTAACACTGCAAGTGACACAAAGAGTAAGAGAAGAAATTTATTGACGCAGAGCTGTGTAAAACAATCGATGTAATGGTGAATGGTGGTACTTGCCCTAAATATTCTGTAGAACTACCTTAATCATGACTCCTGAGAGAGTAGGATGCTTATCAGGCTCAGCTATTTACCTGAGTCACTTGAAATGTTTTTTAGGCATGCTAATTGCACCTTTCATTTGAATGAGTGCATTGTTGCTGAAATGAATGCTAGTTTTGTTTGCTTAAGAAGTATATgttataattatgaaaaatgATTTTAGGGCAGTTATTATCATTGATGTTTTAGATCAGatagattttagtttttaaggTTAATGATTTCTTTTACCTTCAAATGGCTTCACAAGTTGATAGAAAAGAATGTTTTGTGTTCAAATGGTAATTCAAAGATACAGAAGGCTAATAACTCTTATGATACATAGTAGTATATGGACCGAATAGAATGTGAAACACTATCATAGTAAGTCTGAAAAGTGAAAGTTGGATAAATAATTAGAATTTCGAGTAGAAGTTGAAACTCTAGCAAGAAAAATATGTTGTGTTTGAGAGAGGAGGACCATTGATTTTAAACTTTGTTGAGAAAAcgttataatataaatatcactATGATTTATTGTCACAGATAGATTCACATTTAAAGCAATAACTGGAATTTACAACTTGAGTTTCGAGCGAGGACATTGCAATAAGTTGTAACTTGTAACCACATTTTTTTAGTCTTTAAAATGAGTAGGGTTTCATAACTTGTGGCGCCAGCCAGAATCAATGGCTGCTAAGAAGAGTCTCTAGAGATACTCATAGTTCTTGCGGTTAAATTTTACTTGTAGTTCTCATTcttcaattcatttttttttaaatacattctttaatttattgaataaagtAACAAACAGCAAACAAATTAGGTACCATTATAAGTCTTCatagatttattttatattgtcaTTATTTAGATTGTAGAAAGTCTCCATAGGTTCTAGTGGCTGATTGTTCAGACAAAATTTCTTCCACTGCTGGAATGAATTTATTTAATGTTAATTTCTTTAAGCTTTCTTCATGTTATCTTGATAATAGAAAAATCTGAGAAATAGACATTGTCAAGTTATCCATATTACTATAGAAACTCTCATATGTATCATGCTTATTTTTGGAAATTCTGGACAGCAGCCGATGAGCCATATATTTGAAGTCAAATGTCTTGGAACTCCAAATAATCAAGATTTTTAGCGGTGGTTTCTGCAGAAGTCAAATTTCTTGAAACTCCTGCTGGTGAAATCGCTGTGGCAGATTCTAGGTTGCTTCGTAAGCGGCTTGGAGTGTCTCTTTTGGGAGTAATATGTGTACTTGCTATGTGTATAGTCATTTGGTTGTGTACTCTTGAGATTTGTTGGTGAACAGGGTGTAAAATGTGGAGGCGAATGGAAAAAGAAAATGGAATGAAATTGGTGAATTGGTGCTCTAGTCTCTAGTTTAATTTCAgaaaatgattctctaatcatgtGAATTTTCTTCAGCCTTTTTTGGTCAGGCTCTGTTTACTTGATTCAAACATGAGTGCCATTTTAAATTCATTCCATGTCCTTTGATTACTAAAAGTAAACAGTTGATGGAGCCTATTTCTAGCTGGTGGTGGAGATTAGAAGGCACTATAGAACTTAAATTTGGCCCTGCTTGTATTGGATGTTTCTCAGCAATATCACTAATGCCTGGTCCAAAAACTAAGACATTTTGTTCATCAATTTGCGAGGCCAAATTGGATTTCTCTAGGAAGTAGCAAATGCTTTagctattaaattattaatattattcttttaaacgtttgaaacacTAGGAAAGGACTTGGTCCTTTTATAGTTTGACCCAGTCAATCCTAATAGAAActagaattatatttttttctttaattattttttttgttcttataaaattattattatattattattagaaatacaaatattattaatagtatTTTTTCTGAATAAAAATTTTCAATCTGATTATCACTTAATAATTTCTATTGGCTAAACCTATCTGAAGTTTTTGTACTATATCATTCTATTTCACTTAATCATTGACAAAAGAATTGTCATTTAAGTGattctttaattatttattttgtacacatataattgttttaggcataaaatattgtttcatacaattaaaacaacatttttTATACGCAAAAATTCCATAAATGTATAAACTAAACAGTTAAGGACTATTTAAATGTAAACAATTTATGAAGgaccaagtgaaataaaaactaataatataaaaaaattattacgaGTTTAGCCAATTCTATTTGAAAGATGGGAAAACAAATCACGGAATTTACATctttttactgatttttttGTCAATGCATTAACTTCAATTTAAATAAGAGCTGTCTTCATCGAAATTGATCTAATATGTAAACCAAGTTCGTTCTTGGTATATATTTCATTGCTTTTCAAAGCCAAAGTCTAAACAAAACTTACAAGAATAAGGAAGTAGGCTAttgttaataaaatataacagcCGCAATTTGGATGATGATTTTTGCACGAGACTGattagaaatatattaaaaacacaAAGATTGTCTGTCAATTCTTCATCCCCAAGAAAATGACAACTAACACAATAAATGGGGTTTTGCCACGTGTACAAATGATACACCATAATCATGCCACATCAGATCATCAAATATcatctaaattaaattcattcTTCTTCTAACATTCGTTTACTTAATCCCCAAGATAACTATCGCCTCTCTTCGTAACCATTTTTACAATATAGGATTGAAAATTCTCGTCATTTCTTTTTCATAAACCCTttcaaaaccaaaaccaaaaacccTTCAACTACTTTAAAttcataaacaaaaacaaaatattacaACATCTCAAGTTTAAGATTTGTCTGATTAGTGTTggtaccaactttgtcacgactcGGTTTTCTCGGCATCGAGACGGGGGCTAGAAAAGGGAGTTCTCTCTCTTTCAATCTCTACCGACTAGCCgttatttgttgtttttctttctATCCGTTATTTTCATATTCTTGGAAATTCTGAGTCCGTTTTCTCAAAGAAATTAACTTGAAAACTCAATTTTTCTTTCCCAAAAAGGTAAATTCTTGAAGACCTAAGTCATGAGTTCCAAAAAGCAAGGTGATAAAATCCGGAAGTCTCCAGTAAAGGGTTCAAGAAAAGGTTGTATGCCCGGAAAAGGCGGGCCGGAGAATCAGAATTATCGATATAGAGGTGTTCGACAGAGAATTTGGGGGAAATGGGTTGCAGAAATTAGAGAACCAGCAGGAAAAAAGAGCAACTTAAATGAAACAGGGAATAGAAAAAGACACTGGCTTGGTACATTTTCTACTGCAGCTGAAGCAGCTCTTGCTTATGATCATGCAGCAAGAAATATATATGGTGCTGATGCTGTTCTCAATTTTCCTCGTTACTCTTCAGAAACATCATCATCGTCAACTCGGGTTTTTAAAACAGAATTGAATAGCTGCGAGGATTATGAGTCTGATAAATCAAGATTGAATCTTTTTTCCGATTCGGAGAAAGCCCATTTTTCTGTTGCTGAGGAATCGAATGAGAAGAAACTCGAAAAATGTCAGGTTGGGGAGAGTATTTCAGAGGATTGCAATTCGAATTTAATGGATTTAGAATTCAATTGGGGTTCAATGGAAGAGCTCAGACTGATGGAGCAATGGTTCCCTGAATCAGGATTCTGAAAATGCTAGTGGCTTCTATTTAGATTTTTCTTAGCAAGAACACAATTTAATGGTGTAGAGATAATATAGTTGCTCATATCTAGTCCAATGAAAAACAACTTATATTTGTCACTATGCATCTTTTGGCTACGATTTTCAGTCATACGTATCTTTCAATTATACATTCCGCTCTTTGGATAATatcttttttgattttgatacTATCTCCGTCCCGAAATGATACGATATTTTCATGTTTATTCACTTCTTCACACGTAACTCGAATATGAGTATAGCTAGCTTTTAGATCAGTTCGTTTGATCGCTAGCTTCTCATATTTTGATATGTATTTCGTTATTTTAAATTGGAGTTTTCTGTAGAGTTAGTTATGGATTTGTAGTTGTATAGCTTATGTAATCTTCTAGATGTTAATAAATGTTAGATTTAATTGTGgctgataatttatttttttgatatcaTTAATATTTATTCTCTGATTTTGCTTATCGTTTCTTATAGTTGCAGGCTGTGGAgtaaaaaatactccctccattctgaattagttgtcgctttagggagatttttttgttccataatacttgtcactttagaatatcaagaaagcatttattgctatttttccacatatatccctcattaattcattgaaagaatacaaaaatacaaataaagaatcatactaattaatataacaaattttaataagggctaatttagtaaaaatacttataattttagacatatttattga
This region of Mercurialis annua linkage group LG1-X, ddMerAnnu1.2, whole genome shotgun sequence genomic DNA includes:
- the LOC126664776 gene encoding dehydration-responsive element-binding protein 2B-like, whose translation is MSSKKQGDKIRKSPVKGSRKGCMPGKGGPENQNYRYRGVRQRIWGKWVAEIREPAGKKSNLNETGNRKRHWLGTFSTAAEAALAYDHAARNIYGADAVLNFPRYSSETSSSSTRVFKTELNSCEDYESDKSRLNLFSDSEKAHFSVAEESNEKKLEKCQVGESISEDCNSNLMDLEFNWGSMEELRLMEQWFPESGF
- the LOC126686546 gene encoding uncharacterized protein LOC126686546 — encoded protein: MAELSIEKVAISGPTLASLIQCISSSSADVDGLLFGHVTQLTPSTLSDDSSSSIHDPSDQHQLIATVTSFLCPNAPLSFYDSLGRLNSPALLRFLSSSSTTNHRHFIGWFSGRRKTPLRPSLREFSVSRSLSSSQFLFPITTSSEHDGNLIKGLRPCVFLLFSTPVHDQLIHTHEYRAYQFRSETTSFESKPIDIVNIGPAFRGNYGNFSPSNSMFPMLNCEMSGLSAMNEDNSLSEMKKVVKDQKELDLCAEGFEVKDLSRLIGSEASGYTLGLENMYEKMLVKIESLARQVETSNANVLEQENQNRKLRYKVARGGLE